Genomic segment of Buchnera aphidicola (Aphis fabae):
TATTATCAAATGTTAATCCAACAGCTTTACATGCTTTTGCTAGAACTGTTTCTCCAACAACTAATGCACTTAGTGCGGCTGTATCAAATGTAACAAATGGATGAAATGGATTTTTTTTAATTTGAAGTCTTTGTATTGCTGCCATTAAAAAATTATGATCAAAACTAGCATTATGCGCAACTACAATACCTTTTCTACAACCTTCTATTTTTATTCCTTGTTTTACTGTTTCTAATATTGATTTAATTGCTAATTTTTCGCTAATAGCACCACGTAATGGATTAAATGGATCAATTTTATTAAATGCAATGGCATCAGGATTAATAATGGATCCTTTAAAAGGTTTAATATGAAAGTGGAGTGTGCTTGCTGTATGCAACCACCCTAATTTATCCATTTTTAATGTTATTAAAGCAATTTCTAATAATGCATCGGTTTTTGGATTAAAACCAGCTGTTTCAATATCAATTACGACAGGATAAAAATTTCGAAATCGATTATTTAATAAATTAAATTCTTGCGTTGTAGGCATTTACATCTCATTTAAAAAACTATCGTTTTTATTTAATAAAATTAATTTTTATATTTATTATGATTCTTGTTTATTATGTAATAATTGTACTATAATTTAATATAATATTTAAGATGAAATTTTTAATTTAATTTTTATATATATTTCATATTTTAATAGGAAAAAAAAATGAGTTATTTTTTACCTTCAATACCTTATTCATATAATTCTTTAGAACCTTATTTTGATGAAGAAACAATGAAAATTCACCATACAAAACATCATCAAAATTATATTAATAATACTAATGCCATTTTAAAAGATACAGCTTTTTCTTCTCTTTCAATTGAAGAGCTGATGTCTATATTCAATGAAATAAGTTTAGACAATAAAAATGCACTTCGTAATAATGCAGGTGGACATATAAATCATAGTTTTTTTTGGGAATCTTTAAAAATTAACACTGTATTAAATAGGAATGTCAAATTAGAATTAGAAAAAAGTTTTGGAAGTTTTGAATCTTTTAAAAATAAATTTGAAGAAATTGCTATGAAACATTTTGGTTCAGGATGGGTTTGGTTAGTAAATCAAAATGGAAAACTAGATATAGTATCTACTATAAACCAAGATAATCCATTAATGGGTAAATTAATATCAAATACTTATGGTGAACCTATTTTAGGTTTAGATATTTGGGAACATGCATATTATTTAAAATATCAAAATAGAAAATTAGATTATATTCAAGCATTTTGGAATGTAGTAAATTGGGATAAAGTTGATATTCGCTTGCAAAAATAAAATTTTTTATTAAAAACATATAATATATTTATATTATATGTTTGAACATATAAAATTATAGAAAAATATTAAAGGATTATTTTGAGTATTATTAAGATGATTGTAGGGTTGTCTAATCCTAAAAATAAATATCATAATACACGTCATAACATAGGTTCTTGGTATATTTATT
This window contains:
- the rnt gene encoding ribonuclease T codes for the protein MPTTQEFNLLNNRFRNFYPVVIDIETAGFNPKTDALLEIALITLKMDKLGWLHTASTLHFHIKPFKGSIINPDAIAFNKIDPFNPLRGAISEKLAIKSILETVKQGIKIEGCRKGIVVAHNASFDHNFLMAAIQRLQIKKNPFHPFVTFDTAALSALVVGETVLAKACKAVGLTFDNNQAHSALYDTLQTANLFCELVNRWKCLGGWPVNIKNTNTFLKN
- a CDS encoding Fe-Mn family superoxide dismutase, translating into MSYFLPSIPYSYNSLEPYFDEETMKIHHTKHHQNYINNTNAILKDTAFSSLSIEELMSIFNEISLDNKNALRNNAGGHINHSFFWESLKINTVLNRNVKLELEKSFGSFESFKNKFEEIAMKHFGSGWVWLVNQNGKLDIVSTINQDNPLMGKLISNTYGEPILGLDIWEHAYYLKYQNRKLDYIQAFWNVVNWDKVDIRLQK